One segment of Tamlana crocina DNA contains the following:
- a CDS encoding secondary thiamine-phosphate synthase enzyme YjbQ: protein MKFYQKEIQLQPFSRGFHLITDEILQAIPEITEIKLGQLQVFIKHTSASLTINENADYTVRLDFESHFNKMVPENAPYYKHTYEGPDDMPAHIKASLLGTSVQIPITNGKLNLGAWQGIYLCEHRDYGGSRKIVITAFGA from the coding sequence ATGAAATTTTACCAAAAAGAAATACAGCTCCAACCGTTTTCTAGAGGATTCCATTTAATTACCGATGAAATTTTACAAGCCATACCAGAAATCACAGAAATAAAATTGGGTCAACTGCAGGTTTTTATTAAACATACATCGGCAAGTTTAACCATTAATGAAAATGCCGATTACACGGTGAGGCTCGATTTTGAAAGCCATTTTAATAAAATGGTTCCTGAGAATGCTCCTTATTACAAACATACTTATGAAGGGCCGGACGATATGCCTGCACATATTAAGGCCTCACTATTGGGAACTTCGGTACAAATACCCATTACCAATGGCAAATTAAATTTGGGCGCTTGGCAGGGCATTTATTTGTGCGAACATCGCGATTACGGGGGAAGCAGAAAAATAGTCATTACTGCTTTTGGCGCATAA
- a CDS encoding acetyl-CoA carboxylase carboxyltransferase subunit alpha, translated as MEYLEFELPIKDLEDQLQKCKVIGEESDVDVTETCKKIEKKLAETQKDIYKNLTAWQRVQLSRHPDRPYTLDYIRAICGSSWLELHGDRSFKDDKAMIGGLGKIGDQSFMFIGQQKGYNTKTRQYRNFGMANPEGYRKALRLMKSAEKFGIPVVTLLDTPGAYPGLEAEERGQGEAIARNILEMTRLKVPVITIVIGEGASGGALGIGVGDRVLMLENTWYSVISPESCSSILWRSWEYKEQAAEALKLTAADMKKLKLVDEIIKEPLGGAHRDREKTFKSVSSAIVKNYEALKNLSPKDLVEQRMDKYANMGVFKG; from the coding sequence ATGGAATATTTAGAGTTTGAACTACCTATAAAAGACCTCGAAGACCAGCTGCAAAAGTGTAAGGTTATTGGGGAAGAGAGCGATGTTGACGTTACCGAAACATGCAAGAAAATAGAAAAGAAATTAGCCGAAACGCAAAAAGATATTTATAAAAACCTAACGGCTTGGCAACGCGTTCAGTTGTCTCGACACCCAGACCGTCCTTATACCTTGGATTACATCCGTGCCATTTGTGGAAGTTCTTGGTTGGAACTCCATGGCGACCGTAGCTTTAAAGATGATAAAGCTATGATTGGTGGTTTAGGAAAAATTGGCGACCAAAGTTTTATGTTCATTGGCCAACAAAAAGGTTATAATACCAAAACCAGACAGTACAGAAATTTTGGAATGGCTAACCCGGAAGGCTATAGAAAAGCCCTTCGTTTAATGAAGTCGGCCGAAAAATTCGGCATTCCTGTGGTAACTCTTTTGGATACTCCCGGTGCTTATCCTGGTTTGGAAGCTGAAGAGCGCGGACAAGGTGAAGCCATTGCCAGAAATATTTTGGAAATGACCCGATTGAAAGTACCCGTAATTACCATTGTAATTGGCGAAGGTGCTTCGGGAGGCGCTTTAGGCATTGGTGTAGGTGATAGAGTATTAATGTTGGAAAACACTTGGTATTCGGTAATTTCTCCAGAATCGTGTTCATCCATTCTTTGGCGCAGTTGGGAATACAAAGAACAAGCTGCTGAAGCTTTGAAATTGACTGCCGCCGATATGAAAAAACTGAAATTGGTTGACGAAATTATAAAAGAACCTTTAGGTGGAGCACACCGCGACCGCGAAAAAACCTTTAAGTCGGTAAGCAGTGCCATCGTGAAAAATTACGAAGCATTGAAAAACTTATCACCAAAAGATTTGGTTGAGCAACGCATGGATAAATATGCGAATATGGGGGTCTTTAAAGGCTAA
- the dnaB gene encoding replicative DNA helicase, which translates to MKQPNQIQGYKVDKSTIINLEKGKIPPQAIDLEEVVLGAMMIDKKGVDEVIDILSPEAFYKEAHQHIFDAVFQLFENSEPIDLLTVSTQLKKNGKLELVGGDFYLISLTQKVSSSAHIEFHARIILQKFIQRSLIKISNEIIEDSYDETKDVFDLLDKAESRLYEVTQGNIKKSSETAQELVIQAKKKIEEISNKEGLSGIPTGFTKLDKLTSGWQPSDLIIVAARPGMGKTALTLSMARNIAVDQNIPVAFFSLEMASVQLITRLISSETGLSSEKLRTGKLEKHEWEQLNVKVKDLEKAPLFIDDTPSLSIFDLRAKARRLSSQHGIRLIMIDYLQLMTGGSAHAGNREQEISMISRNLKALAKELNVPVIALSQLSRAVETRGGSKRPLLSDLRESGAIEQDADIVSFIYRPEYYKIDEWDDEERSPTEGQGEFIVAKHRNGGLENIRLKFIGHLGKFDNLDDFDSPFEFHSKMNEGGGEDNFNSGNFTASPDQAFGSSFNDDDDNDVPF; encoded by the coding sequence ATGAAACAACCAAACCAAATACAAGGTTATAAAGTAGATAAGAGCACTATCATTAACCTTGAAAAAGGAAAAATACCACCTCAAGCAATTGATTTAGAAGAGGTTGTGTTGGGGGCTATGATGATTGATAAGAAAGGTGTCGATGAAGTAATTGATATTTTAAGCCCTGAAGCCTTTTATAAAGAAGCCCATCAGCACATCTTTGATGCTGTTTTTCAATTGTTTGAAAATAGCGAACCTATCGACTTATTAACCGTTTCTACCCAGTTGAAGAAAAATGGAAAATTGGAGTTGGTTGGCGGTGATTTTTACTTGATTTCCTTAACCCAAAAAGTATCTTCTTCGGCGCATATCGAGTTTCATGCCCGTATTATTTTGCAGAAGTTCATTCAGCGCAGTTTGATAAAAATTTCAAATGAAATCATCGAGGATTCTTACGATGAAACTAAAGATGTTTTCGATTTGCTCGATAAGGCCGAATCGAGACTTTATGAAGTAACGCAAGGCAACATCAAAAAATCGAGTGAAACTGCTCAGGAATTGGTGATCCAAGCCAAAAAGAAAATTGAGGAAATTTCGAATAAAGAAGGTTTAAGTGGTATTCCAACGGGATTCACCAAACTCGACAAATTAACCTCTGGCTGGCAACCTTCCGATTTGATTATTGTGGCTGCACGACCGGGTATGGGTAAAACGGCGTTAACGCTGTCGATGGCGAGAAACATTGCGGTAGATCAAAATATTCCCGTGGCGTTCTTCTCTTTGGAGATGGCATCGGTACAGCTTATTACCCGTTTAATTTCCAGTGAAACCGGATTGTCTTCGGAAAAACTGAGAACCGGAAAATTGGAAAAACACGAATGGGAACAGCTTAACGTAAAAGTTAAGGATCTTGAAAAAGCACCGTTGTTTATTGACGATACCCCGTCACTTTCCATTTTCGATTTAAGAGCAAAGGCCCGTCGTTTGTCGTCGCAACACGGTATTAGATTAATCATGATTGATTATTTGCAGTTGATGACCGGCGGAAGTGCCCATGCAGGAAACCGTGAGCAGGAAATTTCGATGATTTCCAGAAACCTAAAAGCATTGGCCAAAGAACTTAATGTTCCGGTAATTGCCCTCTCGCAGCTGTCGCGTGCCGTTGAAACCCGTGGAGGAAGTAAGCGTCCGTTACTATCCGATTTACGTGAATCGGGAGCGATTGAGCAGGATGCCGATATTGTGAGTTTTATTTACCGACCTGAATATTATAAAATTGATGAGTGGGATGACGAAGAGCGTTCGCCAACCGAAGGTCAAGGAGAATTTATCGTTGCCAAGCACCGTAACGGTGGCTTGGAAAATATTCGATTAAAGTTTATCGGGCATTTAGGTAAGTTTGATAATTTAGATGATTTTGATTCGCCTTTCGAATTCCATTCCAAAATGAATGAAGGTGGAGGTGAGGATAATTTCAATTCAGGAAATTTCACCGCAAGCCCAGACCAAGCGTTTGGTAGTTCGTTTAACGACGATGACGATAACGATGTGCCGTTTTAA
- the tgt gene encoding tRNA guanosine(34) transglycosylase Tgt, with protein MKFELNGKDAQSKARAGKITTDHGVIETPIFMPVGTVASVKGVHQRELKNDINPDIILGNTYHLYLRPQTSILEKAGGLHKFMNWDRNILTDSGGYQVYSLSGNRKIKEEGVKFKSHIDGSYHTFTPENVMEIQRAIGADIIMAFDECTPYPCDYNYAKRSMHMTHRWLDRCINHLEKTPLKYDYNQAFFPIVQGSTYKDLRMQSAEYIANAGAVGNAIGGLSVGEPAEEMYEMTDVVCSILPEEKPRYLMGVGTPINILENIALGVDMFDCVMPTRNARNGMLFTAHGTINIKNLKWADDFSPIDDMGITWVDTDYSKAYLRHLFTVNERLGAQIATIHNLGFYLWLVREARKHILAGDFKTWKDQMVKQMDKRL; from the coding sequence ATGAAATTCGAATTAAATGGAAAAGATGCCCAGAGTAAAGCCAGGGCAGGAAAAATAACCACTGATCACGGCGTGATTGAAACCCCTATTTTTATGCCGGTGGGCACGGTTGCCTCGGTAAAAGGGGTGCATCAACGTGAGCTGAAAAACGATATCAACCCTGATATTATTTTAGGAAATACCTATCATTTGTATTTACGTCCGCAAACCTCTATTCTTGAAAAGGCGGGCGGACTGCATAAATTTATGAATTGGGACCGTAATATTTTAACCGATTCGGGCGGTTACCAAGTGTATTCGCTTTCGGGCAACCGAAAAATAAAAGAGGAAGGCGTAAAGTTTAAATCGCACATCGATGGGAGTTACCACACGTTTACGCCCGAAAACGTAATGGAAATACAACGCGCCATTGGGGCCGATATCATCATGGCTTTTGATGAGTGTACACCCTACCCATGCGATTACAATTATGCCAAGCGTTCCATGCACATGACGCACCGTTGGCTCGATAGATGCATTAACCATTTGGAAAAAACGCCTTTAAAATACGATTACAATCAAGCTTTTTTTCCCATTGTGCAAGGCAGCACGTATAAAGATTTGCGCATGCAATCGGCAGAATATATTGCGAATGCAGGAGCTGTAGGAAATGCCATTGGCGGACTTTCGGTAGGCGAACCGGCCGAAGAAATGTATGAAATGACCGACGTGGTTTGCTCCATTCTCCCAGAAGAGAAGCCCAGATATTTAATGGGTGTGGGTACGCCAATCAATATTTTGGAAAATATTGCGTTAGGAGTAGACATGTTCGATTGTGTGATGCCAACACGAAATGCCCGAAACGGCATGTTGTTTACCGCACACGGTACCATAAATATTAAAAATTTAAAATGGGCGGATGATTTTTCGCCAATCGACGATATGGGCATCACTTGGGTAGATACTGATTATTCAAAAGCCTATTTGCGTCATTTGTTCACCGTTAATGAAAGGCTTGGGGCACAAATCGCTACCATCCATAATTTAGGGTTTTATCTGTGGTTGGTTCGTGAGGCCAGAAAGCATATATTAGCGGGAGATTTTAAAACTTGGAAAGACCAAATGGTGAAGCAAATGGACAAGCGTTTGTAG
- a CDS encoding imelysin family protein, which translates to MCTLKKIFTAIIAVVFIVACSSSSSDDGSGGKTDNFDRGALLSHLADNIIVPAFQDLSAKLTTLKSDKDNFIATPNQTNLDVLRASWLEAYKVWQYVEMFNIGKAEEILYGFQMNIYPVSTTDVEANISSGSYDLGHPNNNDAVGFPAVDYLLYGVAADDAAILAKYAEANYQNYLSDVIDQMQSLTETVLTDWTGSYKSTFVSEAGNTATSTLNKFSNDFVYYYEKGLRANKIGIPAGVFSTDPLPEKVEAVYSKSFSKELALEALQAVQDVFNGTSYSGSVTGESFKSYLNYLERSDLSSLINTRIDNARQKVQALNEDFYSQVNSDNTKMTEAYDALQLVVVAFKVDMLQAFNISVDYVDADGD; encoded by the coding sequence ATGTGTACATTAAAAAAGATTTTTACAGCCATTATTGCAGTAGTGTTTATTGTAGCTTGTAGCTCATCGTCATCTGATGATGGTTCAGGTGGAAAAACCGATAATTTTGATAGGGGAGCATTGCTCAGCCATTTGGCCGATAACATCATTGTGCCGGCTTTTCAGGATTTAAGTGCAAAACTTACTACATTAAAATCAGATAAAGACAATTTTATTGCCACTCCCAACCAAACGAATTTAGATGTTTTGAGGGCGTCGTGGTTGGAAGCCTACAAGGTTTGGCAATATGTGGAAATGTTCAATATTGGGAAAGCCGAAGAAATCTTATACGGTTTCCAAATGAACATTTACCCCGTTTCAACTACCGATGTCGAGGCCAATATTTCGTCTGGTTCCTATGATTTAGGCCATCCTAATAACAACGATGCAGTTGGTTTTCCAGCGGTTGATTATTTATTGTACGGTGTAGCGGCAGATGATGCAGCGATTTTAGCCAAATATGCCGAAGCCAATTACCAAAACTACCTTTCGGATGTGATTGACCAAATGCAGTCGCTAACTGAAACTGTTTTAACCGATTGGACGGGCAGTTATAAGTCTACTTTTGTGAGTGAAGCGGGAAATACTGCAACCAGTACTTTGAATAAATTCTCAAACGATTTTGTGTATTATTACGAAAAAGGTTTGCGTGCCAACAAAATTGGTATTCCGGCAGGGGTGTTTTCAACCGATCCGCTTCCTGAAAAAGTTGAAGCCGTTTATAGCAAAAGCTTTTCAAAAGAATTGGCTTTGGAAGCTTTGCAGGCGGTGCAGGATGTATTCAACGGAACATCATATTCTGGCAGCGTAACTGGAGAAAGTTTTAAAAGCTATTTAAACTATTTAGAGCGAAGCGATTTGTCCTCATTAATAAATACAAGAATTGATAATGCCCGACAAAAAGTACAAGCTTTAAATGAAGATTTCTATTCCCAAGTGAATAGTGATAACACCAAAATGACAGAGGCTTACGACGCATTACAACTTGTGGTGGTCGCCTTTAAGGTGGATATGCTTCAAGCATTTAATATTAGTGTGGATTATGTTGATGCCGATGGCGATTAA
- a CDS encoding asparagine synthetase B has protein sequence MDAEGQKNHLKAYGITYWTLNKQLKVKWLLNYKGGSFLLPDTEDIQRECQIRGVSFEVISNDKAESILQEISSPSQNMEAVVLEKAPKIAVYTPSGKLPWDDAVTMVLQYAEIPYETVYDEEVLNDGLLAFDWLHLHHEDFTGQYGKFYAQYRAASWYIQEKKDAEALANKLGYNKVSQSKLAVALKIRDYVVGGGFMFAMCSATDSFDIALSAEGVDICEPMFDGDASDPGYQNKIDYNKTFAFTDFLLERSPNVYEFSSIDMTRKRMIPKTTDYFSLMEFSAKWDPVPTMLCQNHTALVKGFMGQTTSFTRDEIKSNVLVMGETKSNGEAKYIHGIKGKGFFTFYGGHDPEDYQHRVGDAKTELDLHPTSPGYRLILNNVLFPAAKKKKQKT, from the coding sequence ATGGATGCCGAAGGACAAAAAAATCACCTAAAAGCCTACGGTATCACTTATTGGACGCTCAATAAACAATTAAAAGTAAAATGGCTTTTGAACTATAAAGGCGGTTCGTTTTTGCTGCCCGATACTGAAGATATCCAACGCGAATGCCAAATAAGGGGAGTGTCTTTTGAAGTGATTTCCAATGATAAAGCCGAATCGATTCTTCAAGAAATTAGTAGCCCCAGCCAAAATATGGAAGCGGTTGTTTTGGAAAAAGCTCCAAAAATTGCTGTTTATACCCCAAGCGGTAAATTACCATGGGACGACGCAGTAACCATGGTATTGCAATATGCCGAAATCCCCTATGAAACTGTTTACGACGAAGAGGTTTTAAACGACGGACTTTTAGCCTTCGATTGGTTGCACTTGCACCACGAGGATTTTACGGGGCAGTACGGTAAATTTTATGCGCAGTACAGAGCGGCTTCTTGGTACATTCAAGAAAAAAAGGATGCTGAGGCCTTGGCCAACAAATTAGGCTACAACAAAGTATCGCAATCTAAGTTGGCGGTGGCTTTAAAAATACGTGATTATGTGGTGGGCGGCGGATTTATGTTTGCCATGTGCAGTGCCACCGATAGTTTTGATATTGCTCTTTCAGCCGAAGGTGTCGATATTTGCGAACCCATGTTTGATGGTGATGCCAGCGACCCAGGTTATCAAAATAAAATAGACTACAATAAAACCTTTGCGTTTACAGATTTTCTTTTGGAAAGAAGTCCGAATGTTTATGAGTTTTCATCCATCGATATGACCAGAAAACGAATGATTCCCAAAACCACCGATTATTTTTCGTTAATGGAATTTTCGGCAAAATGGGATCCCGTGCCTACCATGTTGTGCCAAAATCACACGGCTTTGGTGAAAGGTTTTATGGGACAAACCACTTCTTTTACACGCGATGAAATAAAATCGAATGTATTGGTTATGGGCGAAACAAAGAGTAATGGGGAGGCAAAATACATTCATGGCATAAAAGGAAAAGGCTTTTTTACGTTCTATGGTGGGCACGACCCAGAAGATTATCAACACAGAGTAGGGGATGCTAAAACCGAACTCGATTTGCACCCAACTTCTCCAGGATATCGGTTGATCTTAAATAATGTTTTGTTTCCCGCGGCCAAAAAGAAAAAGCAGAAAACGTGA
- a CDS encoding DMT family transporter has product MLSDKFKNYLHLHFLVFIAGFTAILGELITITAVNLVWYRMVFATLLMFVYIKLSKVRLGINLKSVLKLSIAGIIIALHWITFFGAIEISNVSITLAMFSTGAFFASIIEPIIFRRNIIWYEILFGILVIFGVFIITQSEMEYLLGIVLGIVSAFLSSLFAVLNGSFLKKHSATVISFYEFLSGVAFISIYLLCFGGGFSKPFFSITTSDFWYLFILASVCTAYAFIASVHVMKVISPYTVVLTYNLEPLYGIVMAVLLFPEKEKMSAAFYYGASIIIAVVLLNALLKSNRKINGLGASTRDIQR; this is encoded by the coding sequence ATGCTAAGCGATAAGTTTAAGAATTACCTGCACCTTCACTTTTTGGTTTTTATAGCTGGCTTTACGGCTATATTGGGCGAACTCATCACCATAACAGCAGTAAATTTGGTGTGGTACCGTATGGTTTTCGCTACGCTATTAATGTTTGTTTACATTAAGTTGTCAAAAGTTCGATTAGGGATAAATTTAAAGTCGGTGTTAAAACTTTCCATTGCCGGAATTATTATCGCCCTGCATTGGATAACTTTTTTTGGTGCCATTGAAATTTCCAACGTGTCCATAACCTTGGCCATGTTTTCAACGGGAGCTTTTTTTGCTTCAATCATTGAACCGATTATATTCAGACGAAACATTATTTGGTACGAAATCCTTTTTGGTATTCTGGTAATTTTTGGGGTGTTCATCATAACACAGAGTGAAATGGAATATCTTTTGGGCATCGTTTTGGGTATAGTTTCAGCATTTTTATCCTCCCTGTTTGCTGTGCTCAATGGTAGTTTTTTAAAAAAGCATTCGGCCACTGTCATTTCATTCTATGAATTTTTAAGTGGTGTGGCCTTTATTTCCATCTATTTACTATGTTTTGGGGGCGGGTTTTCAAAACCCTTTTTCAGTATAACCACTTCCGATTTTTGGTATCTTTTCATTTTAGCTTCAGTCTGTACAGCCTATGCATTTATCGCTTCGGTGCATGTTATGAAAGTAATTAGCCCTTACACAGTGGTACTTACTTATAATTTAGAGCCACTTTACGGAATTGTGATGGCGGTTTTGCTGTTTCCGGAGAAAGAAAAAATGAGTGCAGCGTTTTATTACGGAGCTTCTATAATCATTGCCGTGGTATTGCTTAACGCCCTTTTGAAATCCAACCGAAAAATTAACGGCCTCGGTGCAAGCACACGAGATATTCAAAGGTGA
- a CDS encoding LptF/LptG family permease, translating to MKILDWYILKRYLVTFTMLLLLFIPIMITVHLAEKIGKILENEVPLSEVLLYFLDFTIYFTFLLFPLFLFISVIWFTSKLANNTEVIAFLSSGVSFTRFLRPYLMGATVVALFSIVLGMFLAPKASEGFNDFSYKYLKKGRSAVDNTDVFRQINENEIIYVSRFDIKNKTGSNFTLEHFEGNQMKYKISASSIKYIEEDTLYKLTNYVKRDVGQNEDELEIIRRKDTLFEFDVDDLIPVIYAAETKMYGELKQFIAKEEARGSSNVGRFKLVLYRKWSLPVSVFILTIIAVAVSSIKRRGGMGVNLAVGICIAMVFVFFDKIFGVMAEQSDFPPLVAVWFPNVLFGILAVYLLYNAKR from the coding sequence ATGAAAATACTCGACTGGTACATATTAAAGCGTTATTTGGTAACATTTACCATGTTGCTGTTATTATTTATACCCATAATGATAACAGTGCATTTGGCGGAAAAAATTGGTAAAATTTTGGAAAACGAAGTGCCCTTAAGTGAGGTACTGCTTTACTTTCTGGATTTTACCATCTATTTTACCTTCCTGTTATTTCCGTTGTTTTTGTTCATTTCGGTGATTTGGTTCACCTCGAAATTGGCCAACAATACCGAGGTGATTGCGTTTTTAAGTTCGGGGGTGTCCTTTACCCGTTTTTTAAGACCTTACCTGATGGGAGCAACGGTTGTGGCACTGTTCTCCATTGTTTTGGGAATGTTTTTGGCGCCAAAAGCCAGTGAGGGTTTCAACGATTTCAGTTATAAGTATTTGAAAAAGGGCAGAAGCGCGGTAGATAATACCGATGTGTTCCGGCAAATCAACGAAAACGAAATCATTTATGTGAGTCGATTTGATATCAAAAATAAAACGGGGAGTAACTTCACTTTAGAACATTTTGAGGGCAACCAAATGAAATACAAAATTTCGGCCAGTAGCATCAAATATATTGAAGAAGATACCCTATATAAATTGACTAATTACGTGAAAAGGGATGTGGGGCAAAACGAAGATGAACTTGAAATTATAAGGCGGAAAGACACTCTTTTTGAATTTGATGTGGACGATTTAATCCCGGTAATTTATGCCGCCGAAACCAAAATGTACGGAGAACTGAAACAGTTTATCGCCAAGGAAGAAGCCCGAGGCTCATCAAACGTGGGGCGTTTTAAATTAGTGCTTTACCGAAAATGGAGTTTACCGGTTTCGGTATTTATATTAACCATTATTGCCGTGGCGGTATCTTCCATAAAACGTCGTGGCGGTATGGGTGTAAACTTGGCGGTGGGTATTTGTATTGCCATGGTTTTTGTGTTTTTCGATAAGATTTTTGGCGTTATGGCCGAGCAATCCGATTTCCCGCCTTTGGTAGCCGTGTGGTTTCCCAATGTGCTTTTTGGTATTTTAGCAGTTTACCTGTTGTACAATGCTAAGCGATAA
- a CDS encoding outer membrane beta-barrel protein — translation MSAQTAQGFGFKGGLNYNANGDYFESVSDTWKSPDRNVGYHVGIFGKIGDKLYLRPELVYTSTKSDYDNDSFEMQKLDAPVLVGANILGPLSVFAGPSFLYILDSEFEGVTIGDVKNDFTVGLNFGVGLNFNKLGIDLRYERGFSDKEANFIYSEVGDNDRLDTRPDQLILSLSLML, via the coding sequence ATGAGCGCCCAGACCGCACAAGGTTTTGGTTTTAAAGGTGGTTTAAACTACAATGCCAATGGTGATTATTTTGAGTCAGTTAGTGATACTTGGAAAAGCCCCGACCGAAATGTGGGTTACCACGTTGGTATTTTTGGGAAAATTGGTGATAAACTGTACTTAAGACCTGAGTTGGTTTACACCAGCACAAAAAGTGATTATGACAATGATTCTTTCGAAATGCAAAAACTGGATGCTCCAGTTTTGGTTGGCGCCAATATTTTAGGTCCATTGAGCGTTTTTGCTGGTCCGTCATTCCTGTATATTTTAGATTCTGAATTTGAAGGCGTTACTATTGGCGATGTTAAAAACGATTTTACAGTCGGATTAAATTTTGGTGTAGGACTCAACTTTAATAAATTGGGAATTGATTTAAGATACGAACGAGGCTTTAGCGATAAAGAAGCCAACTTTATTTACAGCGAAGTTGGTGATAACGACAGACTCGATACCCGTCCAGACCAATTGATTTTGAGTTTATCGTTGATGCTTTAA